The Longimicrobiaceae bacterium region TCCAGTAGTCCGGGCTGGAGTCCCAATGGCGATCAACCAGGACTTGAAGGCTTTGCTCGCAGGGCCGAAGCTACGTTCCCCGTTCCTGGCCTGGCTACTCCGCGGTTCAGCGGCCGAGACACTCCGCCGGCTTGATGAGGCCGGTCATGGAACCAAAGCTTTGCGGATGGATGCGTGGACTTCAATGGCGCTTCCAGTTCCCCCGCTCAGTGAACAGGACTTGATCACTGCCCACCTCGATGCGGAAACACAGCAAGTGGACTTCCTCGTTCTGGAAGCCGAGCGCGCCATCTCCCTCCTGCAAGAGCGCCGCACTGCGCTGATCTCCGCCGCGGTGACGGGGAAGATCGACGTGCGCGGGCTGGCGGAGGCGGCATGAGAATCCACACGGAGATCGCCTTCGAGGACGAGATCTGCGCGTACCTGGCCAATCACGGCTGGCTGTACGAGACGGGCGACGCCGGCCGCTACGACGCCGCCCGCGCGCTCTTCCCGCGCGACGTGCTGGCGTGGGTGCAGGAGACGCAGCCGGACGCGTGGGAGGCGCTGCAGCGCGCCCAGGGCCCCGCCGCCGCCGATGCGCTGCTCGCCCGCCTGCGCGCCCAGACCGACGCGCGCGGCACGCTGGACGTGCTGCGCCACGGCTTGGAGATGATGGGCCTGCGCGGCAAGCTGCAGATGGCGCAGTTCCGCCCCGCGCTCGCCGCCAACGCAGACATCATGGCGCGCTACGCCGCCAACCGCCTGCGCGTGGTGCGCCAGGTCCACTACTCGCGCCAGAGCCCCAACGAGAGCATCGACCTTGTGCTCTTCCTCAACGGCATCCCCGTCGCCACCGCCGAGCTGAAGACCGACTTCACGCAGGCGGTGGAAGACGCGGTGGACCAGTACCGCTACGACCGGCCGCCGCGCCGCCAGGAGCCGGAGCCGCTGCTGGCCTTCCCCGGCGGCGCCCTGGTCCACTTCGCCGTGAGCAACCGCGAGGTGCGGATGACCACGAAGCTGGAGGGCGCCGCCACCGCATTCCTGCCGTTCAACCGCGGCGACCGCGGCGGCAAGGGCAACGAGGACAACCCGGCTGGCCACCCCACGGCGTACCTGTGGGAGGAGGTGTGGGAGCGCGAGGGCTGGCTGGAGATTCTGGGCCGCTACATGGTGGCGCGCCGCGACGCCAAGAAGCAGATCGAGAAGGTGATCTTCCCGCGCTTCCACCAGCTCGACGCCACGCGCAAGCTGCTGCGCGAGGTGCGCCGCGAGGGCGCGGGCGGGCGCTACCTGATCCAGCACTCCGCCGGCTCCGGCAAGACCAACTCCATCGCCTGGACCGCGCACTTCCTGGCCGACCTCCACGACGACGACGACCGCAAGGTGTTCGACACCGTGCTGGTGGTCTCGGACCGCAATGTGATCGACACGCAGCTCCGCGAGGCGATCTTCGACTTCGAGCGCACCACGGGCGTGGTCGCCACCATCCGGGGCGAGAGCGGCAGCAAGAGCGGCGAGCTGGCGAAGGCGCTGGCCGAGGGCAAGAAGATCGTGGTCTGCACCATCCAGACGTTCCCGTTCGCGCTCGAGCAGGTGCGCGAGCTGGCCGCCACGCAGGGCAAGCGCTTCGCCGTGATCGCCGACGAAGCGCACAGCTCGCAGACGGGCGAGACGTCCAAGCAGCTTCGCGCCGTGCTCACCGACGCCGAGGTGGCGGCGCTCGCCGACGGCGGCGAGGTGAGCACCGAAGACCTGCTCGCCGCGCAGATGTCCGCCCGCGCCGGCGAGGACGACGACGGCATCACCTACGTGGCGTTCACCGCCACGCCCAAGGCCCGCACCATCGAGCGCTTCGGCACGCTGCCGGACCCGGCGCGCAAGGCGGGGCCGGGCAACCTGCCGCAGCCGTTCCACGTGTACTCCATGCGGCAGGCCATCGAGGAAGGCTTCATCCTGGACGTGCTGCGCAACTACACCACGTACCGCACCGCCTTCAAGCTGGCGCACAACGGCCGGGAGATGGACGACCGCGAGGTGGAGCGCAGCGCGGCCATGAAGGGCATCATGGGCTGGGTGCGCCTGCACCCGTACAACATCTCCCAGAAGGTGCAGATCGTGGTGGAGCACTTCCGCGAGTTCGTGGCGCCGCTGCTCGCCGGCCGCGCCAAGGCCATGGTAGTGGTGGCGAGCCGGGTGGAGGCCGTGCGCTGGCAGCTCGCCATGCAGCGCTACATCGCCGAGCGCGGCTACGGCCTGCACGCGCTGGTCGCCTTCTCCGGCGACGTGCGCGACGAGGAGTCAGGCCCGGAGCCGTTCACCGAGCGCAGCGACGCGCTGAACCCGCGGCTGAGTGGCCGCGACATCCGCGAGGCATTCCACACCGACGAGTACCGCATCCTGCTCGTAGCGAACAAGTTCCAGACCGGGTTCGACGAGCCGCTGCTGTGCGGCATGTACGTGGACCGGCGCCTGGCCGGCATCCAGGCCGTGCAGACCCTGTCGCGCCTGAACCGCGCGTTCGCCGGCAAGGACACCACCTTCGTCCTGGACTTCGCCAACGAGGCGGCCGACGTGCTGGAGGCGTTCCAGGCGTACTTCACCACGGCCACGCTGACCGACGTCACCAACCCGGACCTCGTCTACGACCTGCGCGCCAAGCTGGACGCCGCCGGCCATTACGACGACGTCGAGGTGGAGCGCGTGGTGGCGGCGGAGATGCGCCCCGGCGCCACGCAAGGCGAGATCGTGGCCGCCATCACGCCCGTGGTGAGCCGCCTGCTGCACCGCTACAACGCCGCCCGCGACGCCCAGCGCGCCGCCGAGGCCCGCCACGACGCCCCCGCTGCGAGCGCCGCCAAGGGAGAGGCAGACGCGCTCCTCCTCTTCCGTGCGGACGCGGGCTCGTACGTCCGCCTGTACACCTACCTGTCGCAGGTCTTCGACTACGGCAACACCGAGGTGGAGAAGCGCGCCATCTTCTTCCGGCGCCTGCTGCCGCTGCTGGATTTCGGGCGCGAGCGCGAGGAGATCGACCTCTCCCGCGTCGTCCTCACGCACCACACCGTGAAGTCGCGCGGCGTGCAGCCGATGGGGCTGGGGTCCGTCGTCTACCCGATTCCCGCCGCCACGGGCATGGGCACCGCCGTGGTCCGCGAGCGGCAGCGCGCGTGGCTGAACGAGATCATCGTGAAGGTGAACGAGCTGTTCCAGGGCGACCTCACCGACGACGACAAGCTGGTGTACGTGAACCAGGTGC contains the following coding sequences:
- a CDS encoding type I restriction endonuclease; its protein translation is MRIHTEIAFEDEICAYLANHGWLYETGDAGRYDAARALFPRDVLAWVQETQPDAWEALQRAQGPAAADALLARLRAQTDARGTLDVLRHGLEMMGLRGKLQMAQFRPALAANADIMARYAANRLRVVRQVHYSRQSPNESIDLVLFLNGIPVATAELKTDFTQAVEDAVDQYRYDRPPRRQEPEPLLAFPGGALVHFAVSNREVRMTTKLEGAATAFLPFNRGDRGGKGNEDNPAGHPTAYLWEEVWEREGWLEILGRYMVARRDAKKQIEKVIFPRFHQLDATRKLLREVRREGAGGRYLIQHSAGSGKTNSIAWTAHFLADLHDDDDRKVFDTVLVVSDRNVIDTQLREAIFDFERTTGVVATIRGESGSKSGELAKALAEGKKIVVCTIQTFPFALEQVRELAATQGKRFAVIADEAHSSQTGETSKQLRAVLTDAEVAALADGGEVSTEDLLAAQMSARAGEDDDGITYVAFTATPKARTIERFGTLPDPARKAGPGNLPQPFHVYSMRQAIEEGFILDVLRNYTTYRTAFKLAHNGREMDDREVERSAAMKGIMGWVRLHPYNISQKVQIVVEHFREFVAPLLAGRAKAMVVVASRVEAVRWQLAMQRYIAERGYGLHALVAFSGDVRDEESGPEPFTERSDALNPRLSGRDIREAFHTDEYRILLVANKFQTGFDEPLLCGMYVDRRLAGIQAVQTLSRLNRAFAGKDTTFVLDFANEAADVLEAFQAYFTTATLTDVTNPDLVYDLRAKLDAAGHYDDVEVERVVAAEMRPGATQGEIVAAITPVVSRLLHRYNAARDAQRAAEARHDAPAASAAKGEADALLLFRADAGSYVRLYTYLSQVFDYGNTEVEKRAIFFRRLLPLLDFGREREEIDLSRVVLTHHTVKSRGVQPMGLGSVVYPIPAATGMGTAVVRERQRAWLNEIIVKVNELFQGDLTDDDKLVYVNQVLKGKLLESEKLQQQAASNTKEQFANSPDLKSELMKAIIEALDAHNTMSSQALNSAAVQRGLQDILLNHTNLYESLREQGR